Proteins encoded in a region of the Mycobacterium branderi genome:
- a CDS encoding MMPL/RND family transporter, with protein sequence MGDRTGDAGPSRGRRGVDLSGSSEYSARLGRLAAFTVGHKALVIGGWIAAAVVLALLFPQLETVVRQQSVDLIPRDVPSFQTVDRMSEAFGEQGSKTMLFVAMQDPAGLTPDNQLRYQDLVGRLRADHDHVLLVQDLLADPVTRTQAVSGDGKAWYLPVGVAGTLGDPTAAESVQAVRDLTDTAFANTSTTAYVTGPPATFADQIASAEHDLVFISIATAGLIALILLIVYRSVFTALLPLLVIGISLAVGRGVLSALGEIGMPVSQFTVAFMTAILLGAGTDYTVFLISRYHEQRRAQVPAEQAVIAATASIGRVILASAGTVALAFLAMVFATLSVFAGLGPACAVAVAVGFAATVTLLPPVLALAATRGIGEPKPDRTRRYWNSVAVAVVRRPVPLLVISLTILVALSAAAATMTISYDDRQGQPATTASNQGYQLLDRHFPKDVVITEFLVVENPTDMRTGKGLADLDEMASRIAQIPAVTRVSGITRPAGQRLDQAQLSWQNGQIGDKMADSVAQGNDRRTDLDKLTHGADQLAGGLAQLDTTVRTALTPLGGVLTQAGAAGESMQRFGPLLQQLSATAPEVDTAIQAGPGIRPLAERAQNAIAALDPLVTALNTSPWCMTTPQCAQIRDQVSILTTLRDDGFFTQLATLGDQYNPATNATVTGTLTEVQHTVATMNNAFKTLGNPENLAADIGRLQHGISQLASGARALATGVHTLADSNIQMLSGMSQIAAQLQNSARATAGSDAATGFYLPPEAFDNRQFADVAKHFLSPDGKTARFAIDTSTDPYSGEAMNLARQITDVANTARPNTSLAQATVSVAGFPAVNSDIQRLLSSDFTQLAIATLVIVGLILIALLRALIAPLYLLGTVVLNYLASLGIGVIVFQWILGHEIAWPVPLLAFIILVAVGADYNMLLVSRLREESTHNIRVGVLRTVATTGSVITSAGLIFAASMFGLMIGSVAIMIQTGLIIGCGLLLDTFLVRTLTVPAIATLLRQASWWPHMNRHPASMPAKHLTGVGALSATRGPHLQISAKWGGVSPGGDHVRRMDVGTDSGNGKAADPESLTSDN encoded by the coding sequence ATGGGCGATCGAACCGGAGATGCTGGGCCTTCCCGTGGCCGGCGCGGCGTCGATCTGTCCGGATCTTCGGAATACAGCGCCCGGCTGGGTCGGCTCGCGGCGTTCACGGTGGGCCACAAGGCATTAGTGATCGGTGGATGGATCGCGGCCGCGGTGGTGCTGGCGCTGCTGTTCCCGCAGTTGGAGACGGTGGTGCGCCAACAATCGGTCGATCTGATCCCGCGTGATGTGCCCTCGTTTCAGACCGTGGACCGCATGAGTGAGGCGTTCGGTGAGCAGGGGTCCAAGACGATGCTGTTCGTCGCGATGCAAGACCCGGCCGGTCTGACCCCCGATAATCAGCTGCGCTATCAGGATCTGGTAGGGCGGTTGCGCGCCGATCACGACCATGTCCTGCTGGTCCAGGATCTGCTGGCCGACCCGGTCACCAGAACCCAGGCGGTCAGCGGTGACGGCAAGGCCTGGTATCTGCCGGTCGGGGTGGCCGGCACGCTCGGTGATCCCACCGCGGCCGAATCCGTGCAAGCCGTGCGCGATCTCACCGACACGGCATTCGCCAACACGTCCACCACGGCCTATGTGACAGGGCCACCGGCCACGTTCGCCGATCAGATCGCCTCAGCCGAGCACGACCTGGTGTTCATCTCGATCGCCACCGCCGGGCTGATCGCGCTGATCCTGCTGATCGTGTACCGGTCGGTGTTCACCGCGCTGCTGCCGCTGCTGGTGATCGGGATCAGCCTGGCCGTCGGGCGTGGGGTGCTCTCTGCACTCGGGGAAATCGGCATGCCGGTCTCGCAGTTCACCGTGGCGTTCATGACCGCGATCCTGCTGGGCGCCGGCACCGACTACACCGTGTTTCTGATCAGCCGCTACCACGAACAACGCCGCGCCCAGGTGCCCGCCGAGCAGGCGGTCATCGCGGCCACCGCCAGCATCGGCCGAGTCATCCTGGCCTCGGCCGGCACCGTGGCCCTGGCCTTTCTGGCCATGGTGTTCGCCACCTTGAGTGTGTTCGCCGGACTCGGCCCGGCCTGCGCGGTCGCCGTGGCAGTCGGATTCGCCGCCACCGTGACCCTGCTGCCCCCGGTGCTGGCGCTGGCGGCCACCCGCGGCATCGGCGAACCCAAACCCGACCGCACCCGACGCTACTGGAACAGCGTGGCCGTGGCCGTGGTGCGCCGCCCGGTGCCGCTGCTGGTCATCAGCCTGACCATCCTGGTGGCACTGTCGGCGGCCGCGGCGACCATGACCATCAGCTATGACGACCGCCAAGGACAGCCCGCCACTACCGCCAGCAACCAGGGCTATCAGCTGCTGGACCGCCATTTCCCTAAAGACGTCGTCATCACCGAATTCCTCGTCGTGGAAAACCCGACCGACATGCGCACCGGCAAAGGCCTGGCCGACCTCGACGAGATGGCCTCACGCATCGCCCAAATCCCGGCCGTGACACGTGTTTCCGGGATCACCAGACCGGCCGGGCAACGCCTCGACCAAGCCCAACTGTCCTGGCAGAACGGACAAATCGGCGACAAGATGGCCGACTCGGTCGCCCAGGGCAACGACCGGCGCACCGACCTGGACAAGCTCACCCACGGCGCCGACCAACTCGCCGGCGGCCTGGCCCAACTCGACACCACCGTGCGCACCGCGCTCACCCCCCTGGGCGGTGTACTCACCCAAGCCGGCGCCGCCGGTGAGAGCATGCAGCGCTTCGGCCCGCTGCTGCAACAACTCTCAGCCACCGCACCCGAGGTCGACACCGCCATCCAAGCCGGCCCCGGCATCCGACCCCTGGCCGAACGCGCCCAGAACGCTATCGCCGCCCTCGACCCGCTCGTCACCGCACTCAACACCTCACCGTGGTGTATGACCACCCCGCAATGCGCCCAGATCCGCGACCAGGTCAGTATCCTGACCACCCTGCGCGACGACGGATTCTTCACCCAGCTCGCCACCCTGGGCGACCAGTACAACCCGGCCACCAACGCCACCGTCACCGGCACCCTCACCGAAGTTCAACACACCGTGGCCACCATGAACAACGCCTTCAAAACCCTCGGCAACCCCGAGAACCTGGCCGCTGACATCGGCCGACTCCAACACGGCATCAGCCAACTGGCCTCCGGCGCACGCGCCCTGGCCACCGGCGTGCACACCCTGGCCGACAGCAACATCCAAATGCTGTCCGGGATGAGTCAAATCGCGGCCCAACTGCAAAACTCCGCCCGCGCCACCGCCGGATCCGATGCCGCCACCGGCTTCTACCTGCCCCCCGAAGCCTTCGACAACCGCCAATTCGCCGACGTCGCCAAACATTTCCTCTCACCCGACGGCAAAACCGCCCGCTTCGCCATCGACACCAGCACGGACCCCTACAGCGGCGAGGCGATGAACCTGGCCCGCCAGATCACAGACGTCGCCAACACCGCCCGACCCAACACCTCCCTGGCCCAAGCCACCGTCTCGGTTGCCGGATTCCCCGCCGTCAACTCCGACATCCAACGCCTACTCTCATCCGACTTCACCCAGCTGGCCATCGCCACCCTGGTCATCGTCGGACTCATCCTCATCGCCCTGCTACGCGCCCTGATCGCCCCGCTATATCTGCTGGGCACCGTCGTGCTGAACTACCTGGCCTCACTAGGCATCGGAGTCATCGTCTTCCAATGGATCCTCGGCCACGAAATCGCTTGGCCCGTACCACTATTAGCGTTCATCATCCTCGTCGCCGTCGGCGCCGACTACAACATGCTGCTCGTATCACGACTACGCGAAGAATCCACCCACAACATCCGCGTCGGCGTCCTGCGCACCGTAGCCACCACCGGCTCAGTCATCACCTCCGCCGGCCTGATCTTCGCTGCCAGCATGTTCGGCCTGATGATCGGATCGGTAGCCATCATGATCCAAACCGGACTCATCATCGGCTGCGGACTACTGCTGGACACGTTCCTCGTACGCACCCTCACCGTCCCAGCCATCGCCACCCTGCTCCGCCAAGCCAGCTGGTGGCCACACATGAACCGTCACCCCGCATCGATGCCAGCTAAGCATCTCACCGGTGTGGGCGCGCTGAGCGCAACACGCGGACCGCACCTCCAGATATCGGCGAAGTGGGGTGGCGTCTCACCTGGGGGCGACCATGTACGAAGAATGGATGTGGGGACCGATAGTGGAAACGGGAAAGCAGCTGACCCAGAATCGCTCACATCCGACAATTGA
- a CDS encoding TetR/AcrR family transcriptional regulator has product MTATTNPDVEPTSWSPRETELLRVALGILQDRGYHGLTVEAVAGAAHASKATIYRRWPSKSELILAAVIEGTRQSAVAPNTGTLRGDLLCLGQIIYKQCRDHASTIRAVLVEISRDRALNNVMQDRFLHEQRTLVRQVLQQAISRGEIGASTINEELCDLLPGYLIFRCIFSNRPPTHLTIETLVDNAILPKLISATE; this is encoded by the coding sequence ATGACCGCGACAACCAACCCGGACGTAGAACCTACTTCGTGGTCACCCAGAGAGACAGAGCTGCTGCGAGTAGCATTGGGTATCCTGCAGGATCGTGGGTACCACGGCCTAACAGTGGAGGCTGTCGCGGGCGCTGCTCATGCCAGTAAAGCCACCATCTACCGGCGCTGGCCCTCGAAATCTGAACTGATCCTAGCGGCCGTCATCGAAGGCACCCGTCAGAGCGCTGTTGCACCCAACACTGGCACCCTGCGCGGCGACTTGTTGTGTCTCGGCCAGATCATCTACAAACAGTGCCGAGACCACGCCAGCACCATCCGGGCAGTGCTTGTCGAGATATCCCGTGATCGCGCGCTCAACAACGTTATGCAAGACCGGTTTCTTCATGAACAGAGAACCCTGGTCCGGCAGGTCCTACAGCAGGCGATCAGCCGCGGCGAGATCGGCGCGTCAACAATCAACGAAGAGCTCTGCGACCTGTTGCCAGGCTATCTGATCTTCCGATGCATCTTTTCCAACCGCCCGCCGACCCATCTCACCATCGAAACTCTGGTCGACAATGCAATCCTCCCGAAACTCATCTCAGCAACTGAATAG
- a CDS encoding HD domain-containing protein, translating into MSGAVAQRARREAETRLAEQPRRLAHVRGVAAAAERLSQHFAGEAADCLVAAAWLHDIGYAPSVRRTGFHPLDGAVFVRSAGFGELVASLVAFHTGAHLEASERGVSGLGAFVQPPRDVMDALTFCDLTTGPDGTPVSAEDRLREVLARYGPQDPVHRAVDAGREELLAAVGRVRGWL; encoded by the coding sequence ATGAGCGGGGCGGTGGCGCAGCGTGCACGGCGGGAGGCCGAGACACGGCTGGCTGAGCAGCCGCGGCGGTTGGCGCATGTGCGGGGTGTGGCCGCTGCGGCGGAACGGCTGAGTCAGCATTTCGCCGGCGAGGCGGCGGATTGTCTGGTGGCGGCGGCGTGGCTGCACGATATCGGGTATGCACCGTCGGTGCGCCGAACCGGTTTTCATCCGCTCGATGGCGCGGTGTTCGTCCGGTCGGCCGGTTTCGGGGAGCTGGTCGCGTCGTTGGTGGCGTTTCATACCGGCGCGCACCTGGAGGCATCCGAGCGTGGCGTCTCCGGTTTAGGGGCTTTCGTCCAACCGCCGCGCGATGTGATGGATGCGTTGACGTTTTGCGATTTGACGACCGGACCTGACGGCACGCCGGTATCAGCTGAGGACCGCCTGCGTGAGGTGTTGGCGCGTTATGGACCGCAGGATCCGGTGCACCGGGCGGTCGATGCTGGCCGCGAGGAGTTGCTGGCGGCGGTGGGTCGGGTGCGCGGCTGGCTGTAA
- a CDS encoding NUDIX hydrolase translates to MRTDYYNDPNAPRPNSVVPSASAIVADERGRILLIKRRDNTLWALPGGGHDIGETIEQTAVREVKEETGLDVEITGLVGVYTNPRHVVAFTDGEVRQQFSLLFTTRVLGGELAIDHESTDIAWTDPDDIADLDMHPSMRLRIEHYLQHRDSPYLC, encoded by the coding sequence ATGCGCACCGACTACTACAACGACCCCAACGCCCCACGGCCTAACAGTGTCGTCCCCTCGGCTTCGGCGATCGTCGCTGACGAACGCGGTCGAATTTTGCTGATCAAACGCCGCGACAACACCCTGTGGGCGCTACCCGGCGGCGGACACGACATCGGCGAGACCATCGAACAAACCGCTGTGCGCGAAGTCAAAGAGGAAACCGGGCTCGACGTCGAAATCACCGGCCTGGTCGGTGTCTACACCAACCCGCGGCACGTCGTGGCATTCACCGATGGCGAAGTCCGCCAACAATTCTCCTTGTTGTTCACCACCAGGGTGCTCGGTGGTGAGCTGGCCATCGACCACGAAAGCACCGACATCGCCTGGACTGATCCCGACGACATCGCCGACCTGGACATGCATCCCTCGATGCGTCTGCGGATCGAGCACTACCTGCAACACCGCGACAGCCCCTACCTCTGCTAA
- a CDS encoding FtsK/SpoIIIE domain-containing protein, translating into MASNNKNTNNTQSDNDDWFGDLVISLLTAAGYLLWWAVLFPAISVPIIASLTLGITHGPRAGIVGAIAFGAGYMGWAWLDPGSFCSWVTEPVRRRWLTWSRYTRTWESTCTLHGLTAKLGERTLTPTLRTVTIGRTTDVLAVRIVTGQSLTNWHQQSEALAAAWRADRITITATTPGELRIALMRGDVLAEPIALPMPTSSTPVDLGSVRVGITETRHHWQMPLLGHHLLVAGATGAGKGSVLWSLIAGIAPAIKTGLVRLCVIDPKGGMELGAGAPMFTVFSHDATDTTLQLLRQLVNVMHARANRLRGHTRLHTPTPADPLFVVLIDEIAALTAYVTDRKIRTEIEQLLGLLLSQGRAVGISVVAAVQDPAKDTLPVRQLFTVRIGLRLTEATQTTMVLGQGARDAGAECDRIPDATPGVGYMLIDGSTQSVRVRAFHVTDHDITTLAARFRRPARRPSGDQASTTGDSDTNRGASGE; encoded by the coding sequence ATGGCATCAAACAATAAGAACACCAACAACACTCAATCGGACAATGACGACTGGTTCGGCGATCTGGTCATATCACTGTTGACCGCCGCGGGATATCTGCTGTGGTGGGCCGTGCTGTTCCCAGCGATCAGTGTCCCGATCATCGCCAGCCTCACTCTCGGCATCACCCACGGACCCCGCGCCGGGATCGTCGGTGCCATCGCGTTCGGCGCCGGATATATGGGGTGGGCTTGGCTAGACCCAGGCTCGTTTTGCTCGTGGGTGACCGAACCTGTACGGCGCCGCTGGTTGACCTGGTCGCGCTACACCCGCACCTGGGAATCGACGTGCACCCTGCACGGCCTGACCGCCAAACTTGGTGAGCGCACCCTGACTCCGACCCTGCGCACCGTCACGATCGGTAGAACCACCGATGTGTTGGCGGTGCGGATCGTCACCGGCCAATCCCTAACTAACTGGCACCAACAATCCGAGGCGCTGGCCGCGGCCTGGCGCGCCGACCGGATCACCATCACCGCCACCACACCCGGGGAACTACGCATCGCGCTGATGCGCGGGGACGTGCTGGCCGAACCGATCGCGCTGCCCATGCCTACATCGTCGACTCCGGTGGATCTGGGATCGGTGCGGGTCGGGATCACCGAAACCCGCCACCACTGGCAGATGCCGCTGCTCGGGCATCACCTCCTGGTCGCCGGGGCCACCGGCGCGGGCAAAGGCAGCGTGCTGTGGTCCCTGATCGCCGGGATCGCCCCCGCGATCAAGACCGGGCTGGTCCGGCTGTGTGTCATCGACCCCAAAGGCGGCATGGAACTGGGCGCCGGCGCACCCATGTTCACCGTGTTCAGCCACGACGCCACCGACACCACCCTCCAACTCCTGCGCCAGCTCGTGAACGTGATGCACGCCCGCGCAAATCGTCTGCGCGGCCACACCCGCCTGCACACCCCGACACCGGCCGACCCGCTGTTTGTGGTCCTGATCGATGAGATCGCCGCGCTCACCGCGTATGTGACCGACCGCAAGATCCGCACCGAAATCGAACAACTGCTCGGGCTACTGCTCTCCCAAGGCCGCGCGGTGGGGATCTCGGTGGTGGCCGCAGTGCAAGACCCCGCCAAAGACACCCTGCCGGTCCGGCAACTGTTCACCGTGCGGATCGGGTTGCGGCTGACCGAAGCCACCCAAACCACCATGGTGCTGGGACAAGGAGCACGTGATGCCGGGGCGGAATGCGACCGCATCCCCGATGCCACCCCCGGTGTGGGCTACATGCTCATCGACGGCAGCACCCAATCCGTGCGGGTACGCGCCTTCCACGTCACCGACCACGACATCACCACCCTCGCGGCCCGATTCCGCCGCCCCGCGCGCCGGCCCAGTGGCGACCAGGCCTCAACGACGGGCGACAGTGACACCAACAGAGGTGCCAGCGGTGAATAG
- a CDS encoding replication initiator codes for MNSSTPPAQLALPGIPDTVDTTRVVDEMVRRASSMGYESWWRRAESVGFCAHPIQLTGTEDYGRQQVVWTRCNNRRAHICPSCSDLYARDTWQLVHAGAAGGHHDMPAAVADRPQVFLTLTAPSFGAVHTTTPTDPSGSRHGVCRDHDRIGGYRRCSHRNPLWCSTIHDHTDPQVGQPLCRECYDYFGHVLFTWHLPELWRRFTITLRRALRRHLKAAGADPDDVRVSFLKVVEMQARAIPHIHALIRLDPYEDPDQTGWESPISATELAMIIQHAARTVTLTVHDPTTEGGVRVIAFGPQIDTQPITAPTNSTNALTAEHCSPDSRALSGRRVARYLAKYVTKSLADLGISVRRLSTESIPDLDVSEHVRAILTTISDLADNGVSGIRRWLHTLGFRGHITSKSRRYSTTMTALRQRRATWTRERYAKSTEHKHNPDRRHGDDGNDLVAWEFDRAGHASLGERTLIVSAALRRIDRRRTAREALLHQRGDLPVEVPDG; via the coding sequence GTGAATAGCTCCACACCACCGGCCCAGCTCGCCCTGCCAGGCATTCCGGACACGGTCGACACCACCCGGGTGGTCGATGAGATGGTGCGCCGCGCCTCCTCGATGGGATACGAATCCTGGTGGCGACGCGCGGAATCCGTCGGGTTCTGTGCCCATCCCATCCAACTCACGGGCACCGAAGACTACGGACGCCAGCAGGTGGTGTGGACCCGGTGCAACAACCGCCGCGCCCACATCTGCCCCTCCTGCTCAGACCTCTACGCCCGCGACACGTGGCAACTCGTGCACGCCGGCGCCGCGGGCGGCCACCACGACATGCCCGCCGCCGTCGCTGATCGTCCGCAAGTGTTTCTCACGCTGACCGCCCCCAGCTTCGGGGCCGTCCACACCACCACACCCACAGACCCCAGCGGATCCCGACACGGTGTGTGCCGCGATCATGACCGCATCGGTGGCTACCGGCGCTGTTCACATAGAAATCCATTGTGGTGCAGCACTATCCACGACCACACCGATCCACAGGTTGGCCAGCCGCTCTGCCGGGAATGCTACGACTATTTCGGGCATGTGCTGTTCACCTGGCATCTGCCTGAGCTGTGGCGACGATTCACCATCACCCTGCGGCGAGCACTCCGCAGGCATCTGAAAGCCGCCGGGGCCGATCCGGATGACGTGCGGGTCAGCTTTCTCAAAGTCGTCGAAATGCAAGCCCGCGCCATCCCGCACATCCACGCCCTGATCCGCCTCGACCCCTACGAGGATCCCGATCAGACCGGTTGGGAATCACCAATCAGTGCAACCGAACTCGCGATGATCATCCAGCACGCCGCCCGTACCGTCACCCTCACCGTCCACGACCCCACCACCGAGGGCGGCGTGCGGGTGATCGCCTTCGGTCCCCAAATCGATACCCAACCCATCACCGCACCCACTAACTCGACGAATGCGCTGACAGCAGAACATTGTTCACCGGATAGCCGGGCACTGTCGGGCCGGCGGGTTGCTCGCTATCTGGCCAAATACGTGACTAAATCTTTGGCCGATCTCGGGATCAGCGTCCGCCGGCTGTCCACCGAATCGATACCCGACCTGGATGTATCCGAGCATGTGCGGGCCATCCTGACCACCATCAGCGACCTCGCTGACAACGGAGTGTCGGGTATTCGGCGGTGGCTGCACACCCTCGGGTTCCGCGGGCACATCACCAGCAAGTCCCGCCGCTACTCGACCACCATGACCGCACTACGGCAACGCCGTGCCACTTGGACCCGCGAACGCTACGCGAAATCTACTGAACACAAGCATAATCCGGATCGTCGACACGGCGATGATGGCAATGATCTGGTGGCGTGGGAGTTCGACCGCGCCGGTCACGCCAGCCTCGGTGAGCGCACCCTCATCGTCAGCGCGGCGCTACGTCGGATCGACCGGCGCCGCACTGCCCGCGAAGCACTATTGCACCAGCGTGGTGATCTTCCTGTCGAGGTACCCGATGGCTAG
- a CDS encoding S8 family peptidase: MSVAPVSESFTLASAGGGGDKHEFTGDRKGHGRRLTDEFNAAVAPTADDEIEPAGTYVTFVSFPDLELALQSLDPQRSGEQPELVAVRETQTTDGIVQMATVYIPRGKKEYFLKRLDAYVSSADRTKADNAALIESIQSIRRATIRELWTDPDELFPDDPTEVRWWEVWLLNRDRREQARFSDFVVQHELRTSEHYLGFGDRTVVLLYASADQLAQTFQSVDDIAELRRPHDVATLLTELPAAEQTEWVDDLRARLRMADKDAAVVCILDTGVQDTHPLLTDSIGAADLHVADPRWQTTPVQSHGTEMAGLALYGDLHAALVDTQPVQLTHRLESVKFLPDNAHNDRDLYGAITARAVDRPEIQAAARRRVFMLAVTARRPSVDGTDTEPTTRIDTGRPTSWSAAIDALAFGRAIDDSDPKLTYLDRDEPRRPRLFLVSAGNIRDLRGTDDHLARSDVEPVEDPAQSWNALTVGAYSNRDDMSGAPADFAGYVPVAKRGELSPVSRTSVVFDRTKWPFKPDVVADGGNVAVSPDRTDVDTPPNLALLTTRLQRPGHGFFTATRDTSAATAQVAAIAGNLSQAYPQLRPETIRGLIVHSAQWTDAMRNRFNTESNKTRLASLLRRYGMGVPDAARALRSATDALTLIAEARIHPYERDRDSNSGKVREMNLHQLPWPTEILEGLGETEVRMRVTLSYFVEPNPSSRGWTGRYIYPSHGLRFATRRPEDNIESFRQRINTRARIDGQRPPALDTEKGWFFGSNLQQAPGSLHTDIWTGPAANLASKGAIAVYPVAGWWKNQRKYDQSNHGVDYSLIVSIESPHVDVDLWAPVAQQISTTVEIQT; this comes from the coding sequence GTGTCGGTAGCGCCAGTATCGGAGTCCTTTACGCTCGCCAGCGCTGGTGGCGGTGGCGACAAGCACGAGTTCACCGGCGATCGCAAGGGGCATGGCCGACGCCTCACTGACGAATTCAACGCCGCAGTCGCGCCTACAGCCGACGATGAGATCGAGCCTGCAGGAACCTACGTCACGTTTGTGTCGTTTCCAGATTTGGAACTGGCGTTGCAAAGTCTGGACCCGCAGCGCTCTGGTGAGCAGCCCGAGTTGGTCGCCGTCCGGGAGACGCAGACCACCGACGGGATCGTTCAGATGGCGACCGTGTACATCCCGCGGGGCAAGAAAGAGTACTTCCTCAAACGGTTGGACGCCTACGTGTCGTCTGCAGACCGGACCAAGGCTGACAATGCCGCACTAATTGAGAGTATCCAGTCGATCCGTCGAGCGACGATCCGCGAACTATGGACCGATCCCGATGAATTGTTTCCCGACGACCCCACCGAAGTCCGTTGGTGGGAGGTGTGGCTGCTTAACCGTGACCGCCGCGAACAAGCAAGATTCAGCGACTTTGTTGTCCAACACGAACTGCGCACCAGTGAGCACTATCTGGGTTTCGGTGACCGCACCGTAGTGTTGCTATACGCTTCGGCAGACCAACTGGCGCAGACGTTTCAATCAGTTGACGACATCGCCGAGTTGCGCCGACCGCACGACGTTGCCACTTTGTTGACAGAACTGCCCGCCGCCGAGCAGACCGAGTGGGTGGACGATCTGCGCGCGCGTCTACGGATGGCCGACAAGGATGCTGCGGTGGTGTGCATCCTCGACACTGGCGTGCAGGACACGCACCCTCTGCTCACCGACTCGATTGGAGCCGCGGACCTGCACGTCGCAGACCCGCGCTGGCAGACCACGCCCGTCCAATCGCACGGAACTGAGATGGCAGGCCTGGCCCTCTACGGAGACCTGCACGCCGCACTCGTCGACACCCAGCCGGTCCAATTGACTCACCGCCTGGAGTCGGTGAAGTTCTTGCCCGATAACGCCCACAACGATCGTGATCTCTACGGTGCTATCACTGCTCGCGCGGTCGACCGCCCAGAGATCCAAGCCGCCGCCCGGCGCCGCGTGTTCATGCTCGCGGTCACTGCGCGCCGCCCCTCCGTCGACGGAACTGACACCGAACCGACCACACGAATCGACACCGGCAGACCCACGTCGTGGTCGGCGGCGATCGACGCTCTGGCCTTCGGCCGGGCCATCGATGACAGCGATCCCAAGCTCACCTACCTCGACCGTGACGAGCCGCGGCGCCCGCGCCTGTTCCTCGTCTCGGCCGGCAACATCCGCGACCTTCGTGGCACCGATGATCACCTCGCTCGAAGTGATGTCGAGCCGGTCGAAGACCCCGCCCAGTCGTGGAACGCGCTCACGGTTGGCGCTTACTCCAATCGTGACGACATGTCCGGCGCACCAGCTGATTTCGCCGGCTACGTGCCGGTAGCCAAGAGGGGTGAACTATCCCCGGTCAGCCGCACGTCGGTAGTCTTTGACCGCACGAAATGGCCGTTCAAACCCGATGTGGTCGCTGATGGCGGCAACGTCGCAGTATCACCGGACCGCACAGACGTTGATACGCCGCCCAATCTCGCTCTGCTCACAACCCGCCTCCAACGCCCGGGACACGGTTTCTTCACCGCGACGCGAGACACCTCGGCCGCCACCGCTCAGGTCGCAGCCATCGCCGGCAATCTCTCCCAGGCCTACCCGCAGCTGCGCCCCGAGACCATCCGCGGGTTGATCGTGCACTCGGCTCAGTGGACCGACGCCATGCGCAACCGCTTCAACACCGAATCGAACAAGACTCGCCTCGCCAGCCTGCTGCGCCGCTACGGGATGGGTGTACCCGACGCGGCCCGCGCACTGCGTAGCGCCACCGATGCGCTCACCCTCATCGCAGAGGCCCGAATCCATCCCTACGAGCGCGACCGCGACAGCAACTCAGGCAAAGTGCGGGAGATGAATCTCCACCAACTGCCATGGCCGACCGAAATACTCGAAGGGCTAGGCGAAACCGAAGTACGCATGCGCGTGACCCTGTCCTACTTCGTTGAACCCAACCCTTCCAGCCGCGGCTGGACGGGCCGCTATATCTATCCCTCCCATGGCCTACGGTTCGCCACCCGACGCCCGGAGGACAACATCGAATCGTTCCGCCAGCGCATCAACACCCGCGCACGTATCGACGGGCAACGCCCACCTGCACTCGACACCGAGAAAGGCTGGTTCTTCGGCAGCAACCTGCAGCAGGCCCCCGGCTCACTACACACCGACATCTGGACAGGTCCAGCCGCCAACCTCGCCAGCAAGGGAGCCATCGCCGTGTACCCGGTCGCGGGATGGTGGAAAAACCAACGCAAATACGACCAAAGCAACCACGGCGTTGACTACTCACTCATCGTCAGCATCGAATCCCCACACGTCGACGTTGACCTATGGGCTCCCGTCGCCCAACAGATCAGCACAACCGTCGAAATCCAAACCTAG